In Nitrospira sp., one genomic interval encodes:
- a CDS encoding PilZ domain-containing protein, with amino-acid sequence MASQPSPAESLNERRRYVRATLVGSALVSPQSGAKGFTAVLHNVNKVGAGLHAKETLPVGERITVSLAFLDPDRVEQQEKLHATVAWVKPWEKGMLIGVMWDDLVTKEQNRWLYYYLEETLKSMD; translated from the coding sequence ATGGCCAGTCAACCCAGTCCGGCAGAGAGCCTGAACGAACGCCGTCGTTATGTCCGCGCCACTCTGGTGGGATCGGCCTTGGTCTCTCCTCAGAGCGGGGCCAAGGGATTCACCGCCGTGCTGCACAATGTGAACAAGGTCGGTGCCGGATTGCATGCCAAGGAGACGCTGCCCGTCGGCGAGCGCATCACCGTCTCGCTGGCGTTCCTGGATCCCGATCGTGTCGAGCAACAGGAAAAACTCCACGCCACGGTCGCGTGGGTCAAACCCTGGGAGAAGGGGATGTTGATCGGAGTGATGTGGGACGATCTCGTGACGAAGGAGCAAAACCGCTGGCTATATTACTACCTTGAAGAGACGTTGAAGTCGATGGATTAA
- a CDS encoding ABC-F family ATP-binding cassette domain-containing protein: MLQLESIHKQFATKVLLSGATAHLRPGARVGLVGPNGAGKTTLFRMILGEESPDKGSIRKRPRLRIGYLPQELETIVGKTVLDAAHRDLYPEHEAKRILSGLGFTETDFVRPIENLSGGYRMRVALAHLLLSNPDVLMLDEPTNHLDKPTQRWFERFLLDSNLTLLVISHDTKFLDAIATHIWELRDRTIQEYRGNYTKFQELRAARDAQLDSAANRQAKEVARVQNFIDRFRYQANKAKQVQSRIKQLDKVKLIERQRDAKRVRFKFPLPSPSGRHVLELKGVAKSYGDKVIYRSLDFAVERGQRIALVGENGAGKSTLLKMLAGVLPFETGSRHVGHGVTLHYFAQHQAESLNPEDTILESLSEVSAQAEMNFLRGIAGAFLFSGDDQKKPIKALSGGERNRVALARMLVEPANTLLLDEPTNHLDPASVDMLTDAMTDFPGTIIFISHDPTFLGRVATGVVEIEEGQAKNYFGDYEYYLWKKAQEFESIKESSEELQAAQAGKSGGPTKAMTSQVQAKNSGSDRRDLTKTQARLEKQISRAEAEIATMETKVKSRQQELADPALYQEFAKWNDLQREQEGWKKELERLTARWASLSEELQEVRDRLAATG; encoded by the coding sequence ATGCTCCAACTGGAATCCATTCATAAGCAATTCGCCACCAAGGTCCTGCTCAGCGGCGCGACCGCCCATTTGCGTCCAGGCGCCCGCGTCGGGTTAGTGGGACCGAACGGAGCCGGCAAGACCACGCTCTTTCGCATGATTCTGGGCGAAGAGTCGCCGGACAAGGGCTCCATCCGGAAGCGCCCACGGCTGCGCATCGGGTATCTGCCCCAGGAATTGGAAACCATCGTCGGCAAAACCGTGCTGGATGCCGCGCATCGCGACCTGTATCCGGAACACGAGGCCAAACGCATCCTCTCCGGACTGGGTTTTACCGAGACAGACTTTGTTCGGCCGATCGAGAACCTCTCCGGCGGCTACCGCATGCGCGTGGCCTTGGCCCATTTGCTGTTGTCGAATCCCGACGTCCTCATGCTGGATGAACCGACGAACCACCTCGACAAGCCGACGCAGCGCTGGTTCGAGCGATTCTTGCTCGATTCCAACCTCACCCTCCTAGTCATCAGCCACGACACCAAGTTCCTCGACGCGATCGCGACTCACATTTGGGAGCTGCGCGACCGCACAATCCAGGAGTATCGAGGCAACTACACCAAATTTCAGGAATTGCGCGCCGCCCGCGATGCACAACTCGACTCCGCCGCCAACCGGCAGGCGAAAGAGGTGGCCCGCGTCCAAAACTTCATCGACCGTTTCCGCTATCAAGCCAACAAAGCGAAGCAGGTTCAGTCTCGCATCAAGCAATTGGACAAGGTCAAGCTGATCGAACGCCAACGGGACGCGAAACGCGTCCGCTTCAAATTTCCCCTGCCCTCCCCCAGCGGCCGCCATGTGTTGGAGCTGAAGGGGGTCGCCAAGAGTTACGGCGACAAGGTCATTTACCGGTCGCTCGACTTTGCCGTAGAGCGGGGCCAACGTATCGCGCTGGTCGGCGAAAACGGCGCGGGCAAGAGCACGCTGCTCAAAATGCTGGCCGGCGTGTTGCCGTTCGAAACGGGCTCCCGCCACGTGGGCCATGGCGTCACCCTACACTACTTCGCCCAGCACCAAGCGGAATCGCTCAACCCGGAAGATACGATCCTGGAATCGTTGTCGGAAGTCTCCGCCCAGGCCGAGATGAATTTTTTGCGCGGCATCGCCGGCGCATTCTTATTTTCCGGCGACGACCAGAAGAAACCGATCAAGGCGTTGAGCGGCGGCGAACGAAACCGCGTCGCGCTGGCCCGCATGCTGGTGGAACCGGCCAACACCCTGTTGCTCGACGAGCCGACCAACCACCTCGATCCGGCGTCGGTCGACATGTTGACCGACGCCATGACGGACTTCCCCGGCACGATCATCTTCATTTCGCACGATCCGACCTTTCTTGGCCGGGTCGCCACGGGCGTGGTCGAGATCGAGGAGGGCCAAGCCAAGAACTACTTCGGCGATTACGAGTACTACCTGTGGAAAAAGGCGCAGGAGTTCGAGTCAATCAAGGAATCGAGTGAGGAATTACAGGCCGCGCAGGCTGGCAAATCCGGCGGTCCGACCAAGGCCATGACCTCCCAGGTGCAGGCGAAGAACTCGGGCAGCGACCGTCGGGACCTGACGAAAACCCAAGCTCGGCTGGAAAAGCAGATATCCCGGGCGGAAGCCGAGATCGCCACGATGGAAACGAAGGTGAAATCACGTCAACAGGAGCTAGCCGATCCGGCCCTGTATCAGGAATTTGCAAAGTGGAACGACTTGCAGCGGGAGCAGGAGGGTTGGAAAAAGGAACTGGAGCGTCTCACGGCGCGTTGGGCCTCCCTCTCGGAAGAACTGCAGGAGGTGCGCGACAGATTAGCCGCCACCGGTTAA
- a CDS encoding adenylosuccinate synthase — translation MANLVIIGSQWGDEGKGKIVDILAKDADMVVRYQGGSNAGHTVINSRGTFIFHLIPSGILYRGTRCLIGNGVVVDPGALIEEMDHLQGQGVKIGKNFGVSDRAHLILPYHKAIDKASEQSKGVRRIGTTGRGIGPSYGDKMARIGIRMGDLLNPNLFRRKLEENLVDINWLLEQLHKVDCFELEKVYQQYMQYADRLKSYILDTTLAVNKAVDSGETVLFEGAQGTHLDVDFGTYPYVTSSSSSAGGACTGTGVGPTKIDAVMGITKAYTTRVGSGPFPTELTDEVGSWLQDRGKEFGATTGRARRCGWFDSVIVRHATRVNGLSSLAVTKLDVLDGCKELKICTGYRVNGKLVRDMPSDLEVLTTCEPVYERLRGWSTPTTGVTQYKNLPSEAKRYLSRIEELANCRIDMISTGSRRDETIILRQPLKAPRRARA, via the coding sequence ATGGCCAATCTCGTCATCATCGGAAGCCAGTGGGGCGATGAAGGGAAGGGAAAGATCGTCGACATCCTGGCGAAGGATGCCGACATGGTCGTGCGCTATCAAGGCGGCTCGAACGCCGGCCACACGGTCATCAATAGCCGAGGAACCTTCATCTTCCACCTCATTCCCTCCGGTATTCTCTATCGTGGGACGCGCTGCTTGATCGGCAACGGGGTGGTCGTGGACCCGGGAGCCTTGATCGAAGAAATGGATCACCTGCAAGGCCAAGGGGTGAAGATCGGGAAGAACTTCGGCGTCAGCGACCGAGCGCACTTGATTCTGCCCTACCACAAGGCCATCGATAAGGCCTCCGAGCAATCGAAGGGAGTCCGGCGAATCGGCACCACGGGGCGCGGCATCGGGCCCTCCTATGGCGACAAGATGGCGCGGATCGGCATTAGGATGGGCGATTTGCTCAACCCCAACCTCTTCCGCCGCAAGCTCGAAGAGAATCTGGTCGACATCAACTGGTTACTGGAACAATTGCACAAGGTCGACTGTTTCGAGCTGGAAAAGGTCTATCAGCAATACATGCAGTACGCCGATCGGTTGAAGAGTTATATCCTCGATACGACGCTCGCGGTGAACAAGGCGGTCGATAGCGGCGAAACCGTGTTGTTCGAAGGAGCGCAAGGCACCCATTTGGATGTGGACTTCGGCACCTATCCCTATGTGACGTCTTCGAGTTCATCGGCCGGCGGCGCCTGCACCGGCACCGGTGTGGGGCCGACGAAAATCGACGCCGTCATGGGCATCACCAAGGCCTACACCACCAGGGTAGGGAGCGGACCATTCCCGACAGAACTGACCGACGAAGTCGGCAGCTGGCTACAGGACCGCGGTAAGGAATTCGGGGCGACCACGGGGCGGGCACGGCGCTGCGGGTGGTTCGATAGCGTCATCGTGCGGCACGCGACGCGGGTCAACGGGTTGTCGTCGCTCGCCGTGACTAAGCTCGACGTGCTGGACGGCTGCAAGGAATTGAAGATCTGTACGGGGTATCGGGTCAACGGTAAACTAGTGCGCGACATGCCTTCAGACCTGGAGGTGCTTACGACCTGTGAGCCGGTGTATGAGCGGCTTCGCGGGTGGAGCACCCCCACGACGGGCGTGACTCAGTACAAGAATCTACCCTCAGAAGCCAAGCGGTATCTCTCACGCATCGAGGAGTTGGCGAACTGCCGGATCGACATGATCTCCACCGGCTCCCGACGTGATGAAACGATTATCCTGCGCCAACCGCTCAAGGCGCCTCGGCGCGCACGCGCGTGA
- a CDS encoding tyrosine-type recombinase/integrase, with the protein MGLTKRKDVWWMSFMYQGRQIRRSTGTSKKQLAEAIYAKVKVQIAEGQFFERREEQEHTFKEMMERYVAERATLKAVKSRLRDHAALGHLLPVLGERVLAHITPKVMAQYKAQRRIEQAAPATINKELQLVRHAFNLAMREWEWCRENPMHRVSMEQVRNEVDRWLTPEEEDRLMATSSPWLREIMVFALNTGMRQGEILNLQWQDVDFSRGTLIVMQSKNGTRRTIPLNTKVYELLAAKQAATGLSRGPVFKTPLGNLLQVRFLVREFCEARNRAGIPDFRFHDMRHTFATRLVQRGVDLYKVQRLLGHKTNLMTQRYAHHSPESLREGVKVLDECQPERFSTNLAHGAVFEDFRGSAAS; encoded by the coding sequence ATGGGGCTCACGAAGCGTAAAGACGTATGGTGGATGAGTTTTATGTATCAGGGCCGGCAAATCCGGCGAAGCACTGGAACAAGCAAGAAGCAATTGGCCGAAGCCATCTATGCCAAGGTGAAGGTCCAGATTGCCGAAGGTCAGTTTTTCGAGCGGCGTGAGGAACAGGAACACACGTTCAAGGAGATGATGGAACGGTACGTCGCGGAACGAGCCACCCTGAAAGCGGTCAAAAGTCGTTTGCGCGATCATGCCGCGTTGGGACATCTCCTCCCTGTATTGGGAGAGAGAGTCCTAGCCCATATCACGCCGAAGGTGATGGCTCAGTACAAGGCTCAGCGGCGAATCGAACAAGCAGCTCCTGCGACCATCAACAAGGAACTCCAGCTTGTCCGGCATGCCTTCAACCTCGCCATGCGGGAATGGGAATGGTGCAGGGAAAACCCGATGCACCGGGTTTCCATGGAACAGGTGAGGAACGAAGTGGACCGTTGGCTGACGCCCGAGGAAGAAGACCGGCTCATGGCCACGTCGTCTCCATGGCTGCGAGAGATTATGGTCTTTGCCCTGAATACCGGCATGCGGCAAGGAGAGATCCTGAACCTGCAATGGCAGGACGTGGATTTCTCACGGGGAACCTTAATCGTGATGCAAAGCAAGAACGGCACACGACGAACCATTCCTCTCAATACCAAGGTCTATGAACTCCTGGCTGCGAAACAGGCTGCAACCGGCCTGTCACGTGGGCCAGTCTTCAAGACTCCGCTCGGCAATCTCCTGCAAGTACGTTTTCTCGTGCGGGAGTTTTGTGAGGCGCGTAATCGGGCCGGAATTCCAGACTTCCGGTTTCACGACATGCGACACACCTTCGCCACGCGGTTGGTTCAGCGCGGGGTAGATCTCTACAAGGTTCAACGGCTGCTCGGGCATAAGACGAATTTGATGACGCAACGCTATGCGCATCATTCGCCGGAAAGCCTAAGAGAGGGTGTGAAGGTGCTGGATGAGTGCCAACCAGAGCGGTTTAGCACAAATTTAGCACACGGGGCGGTTTTTGAAGATTTTCGAGGCTCGGCAGCCTCGTAA
- a CDS encoding helix-turn-helix domain-containing protein, whose amino-acid sequence MQTLLTVKEVCGWLNVKQSTLYLWVSQNRIPYRRLNGLIRFETPAIQAWLDGPPRSHQPVRFGRRLQFQTVDAIIEAAKREVYTPRHGETRPKSGLIGKEEQDGAHEA is encoded by the coding sequence ATGCAAACGTTGTTGACCGTCAAAGAGGTATGCGGATGGCTGAACGTTAAGCAGTCCACGCTGTATCTGTGGGTGTCTCAGAACAGGATTCCCTACCGTCGATTGAACGGATTAATCCGGTTCGAAACCCCTGCCATCCAGGCGTGGTTGGACGGACCACCGCGTTCCCATCAGCCAGTGAGGTTTGGCCGGCGCCTCCAATTCCAAACGGTCGATGCGATCATTGAAGCCGCCAAACGCGAGGTCTATACTCCCCGCCACGGGGAAACCAGACCGAAATCAGGCCTCATCGGGAAGGAGGAGCAGGATGGGGCTCACGAAGCGTAA
- a CDS encoding JAB domain-containing protein: MSVDSSLGSSNGGRPLSPVRKYAVPRYRVTLVREGRAMPAAESVHTSEGAVAILRPLFADLDREQFLICGLDAKHKLIGINVVSTGSLNLTIVHPREVFKPLILMNAGAWLCSHNHPSGDITPSPEDRVLTKRLREAGELFGITLLDHLILAEERYYSFADQGWPGA; this comes from the coding sequence ATGTCCGTTGACAGTTCTCTCGGTTCCTCGAACGGTGGACGGCCACTGAGCCCGGTTCGGAAATACGCGGTCCCTCGGTACCGTGTCACGCTCGTGCGTGAGGGCCGTGCCATGCCGGCGGCGGAATCGGTACATACGTCGGAAGGTGCTGTTGCGATCCTCCGGCCGTTGTTTGCGGATCTGGACCGGGAACAGTTCCTCATCTGTGGCCTGGATGCCAAGCACAAGCTCATCGGGATCAATGTCGTCTCGACTGGCTCTCTCAACTTGACGATTGTGCATCCTCGCGAAGTCTTTAAGCCGTTGATCCTCATGAATGCCGGCGCCTGGCTCTGCTCGCATAATCATCCGTCCGGCGATATCACGCCCAGCCCCGAAGATCGCGTCTTGACCAAGCGGCTCCGCGAGGCCGGTGAACTGTTCGGCATCACCCTCCTCGATCATCTGATTCTGGCTGAAGAGCGCTACTACAGCTTCGCGGACCAAGGCTGGCCCGGCGCTTAG